The DNA region GCGTCTTCCGTGAGGCGCGTGCGCTCGGCCGCCAGAGACGCGCGCTCCTTCGCGAGTTCATCCCGGATCGCATCGCCTTCAATCCCGGGACGAGCGCGCTCTTTACGCGCCGCACTTGGAGGACTCGCTTTTGCCGACGCATCAGGACTGCCGGCGGCTGAACCATCCGAGAAAAACTCTTCGAGACTGCTCCAGTCCGCATTGCGCAAAGCCTCGCCCGCCCCCTCGCGCGTTCCAGCGAAATCAGTGATCCGCTTCATGAGCGCCTCAAGATCCAGCGGCGGTTGGAAAACATCCTTGATGCCCAGCCGGATACCGCGCACGACCGTCGGAAGATCCAGCCCATCAGCCACCAAAATAACCTTAGCGCGCGGCTGTGCCTTGCGCAGCGACTCGACGAAATCCAGCCCGCTCGCATCCGCCCCACGGCAATCAGCGAGAATCACATCGACGCTTTCACGAGCGAGATAATCACGAACTTGGGAAGACTCACGCAGGGATAATGCATGGAAGAAAGCCCCGCCGAATACCAATGATCGGGCCTGACGGAGTACTTCGTTGTGCTGAATGAGCAAAATTTTCGCGCTGACCATAAGTATGTTTGTCGGGGAAAGTTAGGGGAACGTTAAGACTAATTCCGTCAATCCAACGTAAAATTAGGCAATACACCTTATCTAGCTTTCAAGCTTAACGTTATGATACAAAACGACACTAAGACTTTAACCTTTACAGCCGAATGTTAGGGACTACGCCTCACCAGACATCCCCGTCGCGTGCGACTAGCACCTTCATTCTCCTTATTTCAGAACCTAAATGAGCGCCACTGATTCCACCGGATATTTCATCGAACTAGGTGAAAACAACTTAATCATTGCCCGCACTAACCTCAGCCAGCGCCCGCGCACGGTCGATGAGCTGCGCGAAGTGTGGCTCGGCGATGCTGCCGCCGTCGATGGACTCATCGGCGAAATCAAACCCACCGGCTCCACTGGCAAAGCAGTCACGCTCCTCCGCCTCAAACCCCGCGCTTCATTTCTCGCCGATTCTGCTCAGGCGCAAAAAATAAAGACACCCATCGCCGTCGAAGAATTCCTCAAGGAATCACTCGGAGCCGAAAACGTTCCAGCCAACTGGGCTTGGGCCGCCTCGAAAGACGGCCGCCTCCCAGAAAACGGAGCTCAATGGGTGCTCGACGCCACCCCCGTTTCCGCCACCGACGAAGCTCTCGCCAAAATCAAAGCGTGGTCATTTGAACTGCTCCGCTCCGAGTCCGCGCCCCTCTCGCTTGCCGGTGCCCTCGCCACCGCCGTGCGCACCGCTCAGGCCGGAGTCCCCGTCCTCTTCTGCGATGTCGCCGAAGCCCGCACCCACCTCTACCTGATCACCGCCCAGGGTATCAGTGCCCACACTACCGCCGAGGCCGGCTTCGACGCCCTCGCCGGCTCCACCCAGGAGGCTCTCGGCCTCAAGTTCCGTGGCTCAGCCGCCCGCCTTCTCTTCAACGAGACCTACGATTTCGCCGACTCTGCGGCTAAAATCGTCGAGCCTCTCGCCTCCGGCATCAAAAACTCCCTGCCCTCACTAGGCGCAGTCGCCCCAGCCTCGATCGTCTGCGGCGGCATCCTCGCAAAACAGGCATGGATCACCCAGGCCCTCGCCTCCGCGCTCGGCCTCAAACCGTTCGCGCCCGACACCGCCGCGCTCGCATCAACCCTCGGCCTCTCATTCGGCGGTAATGTGAAAGCCGATACCGTCGCCCCCTCCTGGCTCGGCGTGCTCGGCGCGGTCGCCGCCTACGATCAGCGCACCCCCGGGGCGGCCACTCCCTGGCACTCCGCGCTTACCGGCACACCTGTTGCCGCTCCTCCCTTCGTTCCCGCCATCGCCCCCGAACCACCAAAGCCTGCGGTCGTCATCACGCCCCCCGCTAAACCTGCGGAACCCGCCAAGCCCGTCGTTCCCGCCATCAAACCGGCCGAGCCAGCTCCCGCCGCCAAACCTGCGGCCGTCATCACGCCACCTGCCAAACCCGCCGAACCGGCCAAAGCCGCAGCTCCAGCCGCCGCCAAACCCGCTCAGCCCGCCACGCCAGTGGCCAAGCCCGCCGACCCGAAAGCACAGGGCAAACAACCCGACTCCAAAGCAGCTCCAGTCATTGCGAAACCCGCCCCCGCTCCCGCGCAAAAAGGCCCGGCCAAGCCCGAGCCAACCAAGCCATCGCCCGCGCCCGCTCCCTCAACCAAACCCGCGCTCGCTCCAGTTCCTTCCGCTGCACGCCCCGCGACCCCTGCTCCTTTCCCCAAGAAAAAGAGCAACACGCCAATCATCATCGCCGTCGCCGCCGCTGTGGTGATCGCCATCGTCGCCTTCTTCGTCGTTAGTGGCGGCAATAAGGCAAAGATAGAGGCTGATCGTCTCGCTGAGGTCGAACGCCGCGCCGCCGAAGAGGCCGCCGCCCGCCGCCAGGACGCCGAAAAGGCCAAGGCCAACGAAGAGCGCCTCAAAAAAGAAGCCGACGAGGCCCGCCAGAAAGCCCTCGCCGATGCCGAGGCCCTCCGCCTCCAGTCCGAACAAAATCTCAAATCCACCACCGAGCGCCTCCTCAACGCCCGCGGCGGTTTCAGCATCGCCACCGAGCCCGCCGGCGCATCCATCTCGCTCGGCGACCGCGCCCCCCGCACTTCCCCCGTCACTTGGAATGACCTCCGCCTCGGCCGCTACGACATCACCATCTCGCTCAATGGCTACGACAGCGAACAACGCTCCGTCGAAATCAAAGACAGCGCCATCACCGACCTCGGTGTGGTCGCCCTCAAACGCCAGGTCGGCAGTGTCGATCTGAACAGCGATCCCGCTGGTCTCGCTTATGAGATCAAACCCTCCGGCTCGCTCTTCGTAAACGCTGGCGACGTCCGCACCGGCCAGACTCCCGCCAAAGTCGAGGATCTCCCCGTCGGCAGCTACCAAGTCTCCATCAGCCGCGCCAACTGGCCCGCCTACACCTCCACGGTGAACATCGAGCGCAATGGCACCGCCCGCGTCCAAGGCACCTTCGTCGGCGGCAGCGTCACCATCACCAGCTCGCCAAGCGGCGCCACCGTCCTGCGCGACAATCAGTCCCAAGTCGGCGTCACCCCGCTCACCATCAACGACCTCATCCCCGGCACCGTGACCTACACCGTCACCCAGCGCGGCATGGACCCCGTCCCCCTCACCGGCAAAATCGAGCCAGGCAAAACCCTCGCGCTCAACGCCACCCTCCTCGACTCCGACCGCGTGATGAAACTCACCGAACTCGACGAGCGTCCCGTCCAGATCACCATCGTCGAACCCGAGCTCACCAGCGCCCAGCAAGCCGACGGCGGCTCCGTCCTTATCTCGCTCACCGTGGGCAAAGACGGCGTCCCCTCCGACCTCAAAGTCGATCAAGCCTCCAATCCCAACCTCGGCCGCGTGTGCCTCACCGCCGCCGCCAAGTGGCGCTTCAAGCCAGGCACCATCAAGGGCAAACCCGTCCGCTCACGCGTCTCGATCCCGTTCAAGTTCCAGCCACAAAGCTGACGCGAACCAATCACGCTTCACAAAAAAGGCGGCACTCGGGCCGCCTTTTTTATTTTCCGCAAACAATCACGCTCCCGGCACCGGCCAAAGCCTTCACCAGTTCACGCCTCGCTCGTCACCGCTCCTCTTCGATCGCCGACACACGCCCGCCCGTAAACGTCACCTTCAGATAATCCCGATCTCTCCGGCTGGAGTAATTCATGTAGTACGGGAAAAACGGATCACCATAGCTGTAGTAGCGATGATAGTACCCGCGATACAGATACAGCCCTGCATCCGATTCATACGTCGTGTAACGCCACACCTCGCTCACACCCGCCGCATCCGTTTTCGTCGTGATCCGGTCAGGATCGCCCAGCGCCAGCTTCACCATCTCCGGCGTGAACCCCAGCGCCGCCCGCCCCTCCTTGATCGTCTGCTGATCGGACGCCGTCAGACCCGCAAAAAGCTCCGGACTCCTCTGAATGCGCGCCTCAGGCGTCGCACACCCCGCCAGCGAAATCGCCGCCAGCAGCACCCCCACCAGCGAGGCTGCTCTGAAATGCACAAGATCGATTTTCATGTCGTAAACCTATCGCGTCCCGCCCAGCCCGCAAGCAGCCGGACGGCTCAACTTCTCAAAATTAACACGACACATCCCGAGCCCCCTCATCATCGCGTACTCGTCTCGGTGGCCGTCACTTTACCGCCCTCGAACAACACCCGGATCTTATCCTCCTCGCGGTCTCCCGCCGTACTCACGCCAATGCCACCGCCCACATTGGAACGCCCGCCACCTCCGCCGATACCGAGGCCGATGCTAAAAGCCGGCCCCTTGTCCCGATACGCCCACACCTCCGTCTGCCCCTTCTCGCTCGTCCGCAGATACCGCCGGTCCGGCTCACCCAGTGCCATCAGCACCATCGCCTGCGTGTAACCAACCTCCACCTTGCCCGCGCGGATCTTCGCCTGCGTCTCGGCCGGCAGCGCGTTAAACGACGCCTGGTTCTTCTTGATGCGCGAATCGGGCGACGAACAGGCGCTCAACATCGCCAACGCGAGCACCGGAAACAAAACAAGGAAGCGGGAGGATTTCATGGGGTGGGATTTTTTGCTGGTTAACCGAAAACGACTCTATCAGGACAGCGTATCCTCTCCCGAGTTCAACCCACATGAAGACTTTCAAGATCGCCATCGGCTCCGACCACGCCGGTTTCAAATACAAAGAGGCCATCAAGGCCATGCTCCTCGCCGAGGGCCACACCGTCCGCGACTTCGGCACCTACTCCGCCGAGTCCTGCGACTATCCCGACTTCATCCGCCCCACCGCCGAAGCCGTCGCTCGCGGCGAATTCGAGCGCGGCATCGTCCTCGGCGGCTCCGGCAACGGCGAAGCCATCGTCGCCAACAAAGTCAAAGGCGTCCGCTGCGGTCTCTGCTGGACCGAACAAGTCGCCATCTGGAACCGCTCCCATAACGACGGCAACGTCCTCTCCCTCGGCGAACGCACCGTCACCGAACCCGAAGCCCTCAAGATCGTAAAAGTCTGGCTCGCCACCGAATTCGAAGGCGGCCGCCACATCGCCCGCATCAAGAAGATCGAGTAACTTTCCGCCTCTCCCGCGCGCAAACTACACACCCGCGCCGCACGATATTCCCTCAGCCCTGCCGCCCCGAGCCGCAGGGCTTTTTATTTTCCACTCAATTTCCCATAAGTCCTATCCGTCCTATAAGTCCCATCGGCTCTCATCCGCCACGCCTCGCGCCGCTGTTCCCATCCATCGTCCTAAACACCCCACATGTCACTCGAGCCGCCCAGCCCCACTACAGCCGCCCTCCGCTACTACCTCGCCCTCGACGGCCAGGTCTCCGGCCCCCACGGACTCGACGCCCTCCGCGACATGGCCTCCGTCCACGCCTTCACCCGCGACACCCCCGCCACTCTCGAAGGCACCGAAAACTGGCAGCCCATCCACGCCCACGCCGAACTCGCCGCCGTCCTCTTCCCCGCCGCCGCGAAATTCCAGCTCAAGGCCAAAGCCATCACGCTCACGACCGACTCAGTCACCCCCGTCTCCGTCGAAGAAATCCTCCGCACCAATCTCTCCGCCGAAGCCCTCACCACGCCTCCGCCCGACTACATCGCCCAGCCCACGCGCCCACCCGGCCGCGCCCGCAATCGCGATTACGCCCTCTCCGCCCTCCTCGCCAACGCCCTCGGAGCGGCCGCCTGGTTTATCTTCCCGCACAACCCCGTCATCCTCGTCTTCCTCCTCTCCTATCTCACAATCGCCAACCTCGGCCTCTACTGGGTCATGTTTCACGTCATGGACCGCTACTGAGCCCGCCCGCTCACGCCAGCTTCACGCTCCCTTCCGCTCGCTTGGAAAATCTTCCGCCATCCGCGTCCATTCG from Nibricoccus aquaticus includes:
- a CDS encoding TonB family protein; the protein is MSATDSTGYFIELGENNLIIARTNLSQRPRTVDELREVWLGDAAAVDGLIGEIKPTGSTGKAVTLLRLKPRASFLADSAQAQKIKTPIAVEEFLKESLGAENVPANWAWAASKDGRLPENGAQWVLDATPVSATDEALAKIKAWSFELLRSESAPLSLAGALATAVRTAQAGVPVLFCDVAEARTHLYLITAQGISAHTTAEAGFDALAGSTQEALGLKFRGSAARLLFNETYDFADSAAKIVEPLASGIKNSLPSLGAVAPASIVCGGILAKQAWITQALASALGLKPFAPDTAALASTLGLSFGGNVKADTVAPSWLGVLGAVAAYDQRTPGAATPWHSALTGTPVAAPPFVPAIAPEPPKPAVVITPPAKPAEPAKPVVPAIKPAEPAPAAKPAAVITPPAKPAEPAKAAAPAAAKPAQPATPVAKPADPKAQGKQPDSKAAPVIAKPAPAPAQKGPAKPEPTKPSPAPAPSTKPALAPVPSAARPATPAPFPKKKSNTPIIIAVAAAVVIAIVAFFVVSGGNKAKIEADRLAEVERRAAEEAAARRQDAEKAKANEERLKKEADEARQKALADAEALRLQSEQNLKSTTERLLNARGGFSIATEPAGASISLGDRAPRTSPVTWNDLRLGRYDITISLNGYDSEQRSVEIKDSAITDLGVVALKRQVGSVDLNSDPAGLAYEIKPSGSLFVNAGDVRTGQTPAKVEDLPVGSYQVSISRANWPAYTSTVNIERNGTARVQGTFVGGSVTITSSPSGATVLRDNQSQVGVTPLTINDLIPGTVTYTVTQRGMDPVPLTGKIEPGKTLALNATLLDSDRVMKLTELDERPVQITIVEPELTSAQQADGGSVLISLTVGKDGVPSDLKVDQASNPNLGRVCLTAAAKWRFKPGTIKGKPVRSRVSIPFKFQPQS
- the rpiB gene encoding ribose 5-phosphate isomerase B; translated protein: MKTFKIAIGSDHAGFKYKEAIKAMLLAEGHTVRDFGTYSAESCDYPDFIRPTAEAVARGEFERGIVLGGSGNGEAIVANKVKGVRCGLCWTEQVAIWNRSHNDGNVLSLGERTVTEPEALKIVKVWLATEFEGGRHIARIKKIE
- a CDS encoding DUF4339 domain-containing protein, which codes for MSLEPPSPTTAALRYYLALDGQVSGPHGLDALRDMASVHAFTRDTPATLEGTENWQPIHAHAELAAVLFPAAAKFQLKAKAITLTTDSVTPVSVEEILRTNLSAEALTTPPPDYIAQPTRPPGRARNRDYALSALLANALGAAAWFIFPHNPVILVFLLSYLTIANLGLYWVMFHVMDRY